Within Acidobacteriota bacterium, the genomic segment CATCGCTCGATAAGATCAACGCGAAAAATTTGCCCGGCGGCGCCGCGGGCCAGGAGCCGGTCAACACCGCGCATGAAGTTTGGAAGGAGTGCTACGAACTGGGCGTGCGCAACGGCTTTCGCAACTCGCAGGTTACGGTGCTCGCTCCCACAGGCACCATCGGCTTCATGATGGACTGCGACACCACGGGCATCGAGCCTGATTTGGCTCTCGTGAAGTATAAGAAGCTGGTGGGCGGCGGCATGATCAAGGTGGTCAACAACACCGTGCCCGACGCGCTGCTGCGCATGGGCTACGCCCCGGAGGCGGTCGCCTCCATCGTCGAATACATTGACCAGACCGGCACCATCGAAGGCGCGCCGGAATTGAAGGAAGATCACCTGCCGGTGTTCGATTGCTCACTGCGTCCCTCCGAAGGCAAGCGCATGATCGCGCCCATGGGCCACGTGCGCATGATGGCCGCCGCGCAGCCGTTCCTGTCAGGCGCCATCTCGAAAACCGTGAACATGCCCGAGGACGCGACCGTCGATGATGTGATGGAAGTGTACAACGCCGGTTGGAAGCTGGGCCTGAAGGCCATCGCGATTTATCGCGACGGTTCGAAGCGCGTGCAGCCACTGAGCGCGGGCAAAGGCTCGACCAAGGAATCCGAGTTGAGCCGCGAGGCCGCCGCGCCGCCGCTGATTCAACAGGAAGTGACCGCGGCTTCAACTGCGGTTGGCGAACCGCGCCGCGCCGCGCGCCGCAAGCTGCCTGAGGAGCGCCAGGCCATCACCCACAAGTTTTCCATCGGCGGCCACGAAGGCTATATCACCGTGGGCAAATACGAGGACGGCACGCCCGGCGAAATTTTCATCGTGATGGCCAAGGAAGGCTCGACCGTCTCCGGCCTGATGGACAGCTTCGCCCTGGCCATTTCGCTCTCGCTGCAGTATGGCGTCCCGCTGAAAGTCCTGGTCGATAAGTTCAGCCACACCCGCTTCGAGCCTTCCGGCTGGACCGGCCACAAAGACATCGGCTACGCCAAGTCCATCATGGATTACATCTTCCGCTGGCTCGCTCTGAAGTTCCTGCCCGGCTACGAAAGCAAGGAAGCCAGCAGCATGGTCTCGAACGGGGTCGGCAGCGCCCACGCAGAAACGGCGGAGGCCGCTCCCGCACATTCGTCCGGGGCGACAGGTGCCTCCGGGGCCGCAGCATCCGGCGGGGGCCACGCCGGCACCGCCTACAACGCGTCGGCGACCGACGCCCCCACCTGCTCCGAGTGCGGCAGCATCATGACCCGCAACGGCAGTTGCTACCGCTGCGGCAACTGCGGCAGCACATCGGGATGTTCGTAGGCGAGAACTCGATTACGGTGGGGCTTCGTCGTATAATAGGCGAAGAGCTCCCAGCTCTTTCCGGAGGAACCCTTGGCCAAGCTCGCCGCCAGAACAGTCCGCCATTTATCCATCGCGGAAGCCAGCGCCAGCCTTAGCAAGATTGCCAGGCGCGCCCATGACAAAGGGGAATACTTCTTTGTGAAGAGCAATGGCGCGCCGACGATTGGGATCATGGACGCGGAGGAATTGGAAGACTATCTCGAACTCCGCGACCCTCGTGTGCAAAGTGAAATCCAAAAGAGCAACGAGGAGTATCTGGCCGGGAAGAGTCGGCCGTTAGAAGAATTTCTGGCGGGACTTCCGGCAGCCGCAAAGAAAAAAAGCACGAGCCGCCGCAGTCCGCGCGCATGATCCCGAGCTTCTCGATTCGCGCTACGCCGGCGTTCGAGAGGAGTACTCTGAAATTGCTCAAACACCACCCGGAATTGCGCTCCCGGCTTGGGCAAGTCCGGGAAATTCTGAGCAGCGATCCGCACAATCGGACATTCACGCACCCCATCAAGAAGCTGACGGGAGCCGCGCCAGGAGAGGGTCAATACCGCCTCCGACTCGGTCGCTGGCGATTCCGTTATGATGTGCATGGCAACGAAGTCGTGCTTCAATATTGCGGCCTGCGGCGGGAAGACACCTACCGGTAATCAGCGTGCTGTTCCGAACGCGGCAGCATCATGACCCGCAACGGCAGTTGCTACCGCTGCGGCAACTGCGGCTCGACGTCAGGATGCTCGTAGGCGGCTGTTCGTAGGCGGGATTCTGTGGAGCGGGCGGAATTGCGCGTGAAGCATTATGAGGGTTGAAATATGAAGCGCAACGAAGA encodes:
- a CDS encoding type II toxin-antitoxin system Phd/YefM family antitoxin gives rise to the protein MAKLAARTVRHLSIAEASASLSKIARRAHDKGEYFFVKSNGAPTIGIMDAEELEDYLELRDPRVQSEIQKSNEEYLAGKSRPLEEFLAGLPAAAKKKSTSRRSPRA